A window of Malania oleifera isolate guangnan ecotype guangnan chromosome 5, ASM2987363v1, whole genome shotgun sequence contains these coding sequences:
- the LOC131155506 gene encoding UNC93-like protein 1, producing the protein MVRYNSPLVQVTLIGLVCFCCPGMYNALSGMGGGGQADPTAANNANTALYTTFAVFGILGGGLYNLFGPHLTLFFGCSTYILYAGSFLYYNHHRHQAFAVVSGGVLGIGAGLLWAAQGAILTSYPPPNRKGTYISLFWCIFNMGGVVGGLIPFVLNYHRAIAAAAAAVNDATYIAFMCFMSAGTLLSLAILPPRLVARDDGTRCTTVTYSSGSTEALEILRLFLNWKMLLMIPASWASNFFYTYQFNNVNGLLFNLRTRGLNNVLYWGAQMLGSVGIGYALDFSFKSRRMRGLFGIAIVFVLGTAIWGGGLANQVKHSAANPTEKLDFKDSGARFAGPFVLYFSYGLLDAMFQSTIYWVIGALADNSETLSRYSGFCRGVQSAGAAVAWQVDKHKVPLLTQLVVNWSLTTLSYPLLALLVMLAVKDDKEADEGAAFPSADQAPADTTIGVPSK; encoded by the exons ATGGTCAGGTACAACTCTCCGTTAGTGCAGGTGACCCTGATAGGCCTTGTCTGCTTCTGCTGCCCCGGCATGTACAACGCCCTCTCCGGAATGGGAGGGGGCGGCCAGGCCGACCCCACCGCCGCCAACAACGCCAACACTGCCCTCTACACCACCTTCGCCGTCTTCGGCATCCTCGGCGGCGGCCTCTACAACCTGTTCGGTCCCCACCTTACCCTCTTCTTCGGCTGCTCTACCTACATCCTCTACGCCGGCTCCTTCCTCTACTACAATCACCACCGTCACCAGGCCTTCGCCGTCGTATCCGGCGGAGTCCTGGGCATCGGCGCCGGCCTCCTCTGGGCTGCTCAGGGCGCCATCCTGACGTCCTACCCGCCGCCCAACCGCAAGGGCACCTACATTTCTCTATTTTGGTGCATCTTCAACATGGGCGGCGTCGTCGGCGGCCTCATCCCCTTCGTCCTCAACTATCACCGCGCCATCGCAGCCGCCGCCGCCGCCGTGAACGACGCCACCTACATCGCCTTCATGTGCTTCATGTCCGCCGGCACCCTCCTCTCTCTGGCTATCCTGCCTCCCAGGCTGGTCGCTCGCGACGACGGCACGCGGTGCACCACCGTCACCTACTCCAGCGGGTCCACTGAGGCCTTGGAGATTCTGAGGCTGTTCCTCAACTGGAAGATGCTGCTCATGATCCCTGCTTCCTGGGCGAGCAACTTCTTCTACACCTACCAGTTCAACAACGTTAACGGGCTGCTGTTCAATTTGAGGACCAGGGGTTTGAACAACGTGTTGTACTGGGGGGCTCAGATGCTGGGCTCAGTTGGGATCGGATACGCTCTGGATTTCAGTTTCAAGAGTAGGAGGATGAGGGGTCTTTTTGGGATCGCCATTGTTTTCGTGCTCGGCACTGCTATTTGGGGCGGAGGGCTTGCTAACCAGGTCAAACACTCTGCCGCTAATCCCACGGAGAAGCTGGATTTCAAGGACTCCGGCGCCCGTTTCGCCGGGCCTTTTGTGCTCTATTTTAGCTATGGGCTGCTGGATGCCATGTTCCAGAGCACCATTTACTGGGTCATTGGGGCTTTGGCCGACAATTCAGAAACCCTCAGCAG GTACAGTGGATTCTGTAGAGGAGTGCAGAGTGCAGGAGCAGCGGTTGCGTGGCAAGTTGACAAACACAAGGTGCCATTACTGACCCAGCTTGTTGTGAATTGGTCACTCACTACACTGAGTTATCCACTGTTGGCACTTCTTGTCATGTTAGCTGTTAAGGATGACAAAGAAGCCGATGAAGGAGCTGCTTTCCCATCCGCCGACCAAGCTCCTGCAGATACCACAATCGGTGTGCCAAGCAAGTGA